The Engraulis encrasicolus isolate BLACKSEA-1 chromosome 3, IST_EnEncr_1.0, whole genome shotgun sequence genome segment ATCTGTCTCTTCTGTGTTTCATCTGTATTTCTTTTGGCTCCCTCTAATGTTTGTCTTTTGTAAATAGTAGGGAGATGTGATTGGTGGTCCTCCCCATCAACCGGATGGGCCACACCTGATTTACTAATTGGGTACACCTGCGGCAGCCCTTGAAAAGGACTGCCGCATGCCTGCTGGGGGAGACTTCACACCTGACCCGTTTTTGGCCGACGCTCTTGCCGTCCTGTTTCCTATGACATTGAagctttttgtcttttctttttgatTTTGAGCTTTGATGCTCCGTCGCATTATTTGTACAACCCCTAGACTTTAGTCATTAAAACCCTTTTGGAGCTTTCGTTTTGTGTCTGTCCACTTATGTTACTTGCTTTGTAACACAGTACAGCTTTGAAGTCGTAATAGGAAGAAAATAACTACACTGATCAACAGTGTTGGGAATTAAATTTGTGTAAGACATGTACAGGTACATAATATCACATATTACTACAAAATGGCGCTACAGTAAAACAGAAGCCTTACTGAAAGTCACTCACGCTCTATCAAAAAAGTAGAGTGATCACTGAAAAGATATTTAATGAAATTCAAATTTAACAAGCACAGGTGGCACATTACCTAaatcaatgttcagtttgttgtCCAGGCTGAGGTGTTGAGCTGTGCAGGTGTAGTGATGCTGCTGTAGCTCCTCTGTGCTGACCTCCAGGCTCTTCCTCATCTGGTACGTCTCATCTCCATTAGGTAGCAGCTCCCCCCCACTGATCTGGTGGTCAGGCACAGGCTGGCCATCTCTCAGCAGGGTCAGGTTGATGTGACGAGAGTAGAAGCCAGTTGCCAGGCAGGTCACTCTGACCCCTCCAGAGTCTGGGAGTCTCTTCTGGAGGAGCCGAACTCTGGGCTTCACTGCAGAGGGAATGTCATTAAAACTCAGCATGACTTTTTTTTACActatttgaaacatttacaaAACAGCTCATGTTTTGTACAAATCATGTTATATTTAGGGGGTTTTTTTGCAGCTGAAAGGGACAAGGGCAGCAAATTAGAGAAGTCAAAATGCGGTCACTGAAAATGGCATTGTTGCTGTGATAGTAGATGTGAAATTTTTGAATAAATCATCTAACCTTTTCTCATTACAATATTTTTCCTTGTATGAAGGTTATTCCTCAAGATTTGTATGCAAATTGGGTTATACACATTGCCATATGTGAACTCCAGGAACTTTCTTTTAATATGGCTCCACATTGTGGACCATGCACCTTCAAACTGAAGGGTTTTGTCTTCGGTGCTGTATAGCAGCGTTTCCTCATTTACACCATTGAAAGCATCCCATGACCGTAATTGGCAAGTAGCCCACAACCAGCCATTCTTTGTTGAACATGTACTCCTTTGGAAAAAGATACAAGAAACATTACCTTACTTTTGGCAGATGAGTAGTTTCCACTTGCGAAACATTTGAGTAAGCTCACAAAGCTGAATGTAAATAAGGCGTGTGGCGAGAGCAAGGTTACAAGAAACAGTGGTTAATTAAAATATTGAGCATGCCATACTGTACCAAGCCAACGCAAAAGGAATTGTAAACGGCAAAATCTGGCATGAacagtacactgtaacaaatagctgtttatttacggaaattctgcaacagcattctactgcttttcgaaaaaacagacaactactgtgaaaatatcactttgagtcacatattgagcataaacagtaagtactgcacaatagcagtattcgccgttgtggaaaaaactagagatgcaccggatcctgatttttaggatcctgccggataccagattcactgaataagatcctgccggatccggaaccggataccggatcctacaaaaggtttgaaacatatagtctactcgcacacgtgggccctttttattacgttggcgcaaactattgtttagactcattggcttattgccacactgccttcaatagccgcttccaagggatttcactccatgcagtgattggggttgtgaaagactgaaaagcctaggctagacatgcaccagaccctgatttttaggtaacatgccggataccggagccactgcttaagatcctgccggacccggaccctgtgaaaaactctattatcctgacggatccggatccggaactggaaccggatccggtgcatctctggaaaataacaagttattttaggcagcaccattgaaacccattcatcctccacttgtccgtgatcaccatcaaacttcaataccacctgaagaactgaagtcattctgattGGTTAAAGATTATTTGATACTATCAAACATGATGAAACAATatctaaggaaactgcaatacttaaaaagtgcttgatgcagcaaagtgtgagtagcacatgcattttgatagtgatgaaagtgtgaatggctgaaacattttaagaacttgtaacactcttgcaacaagcagccccatctaaaccaatctgctaatcagtgcctggcctcacctgagtagggctgttatgccattattcaattacgggcgccacctgccaagggcctgatgactctggtcacatggtactcttgcacctgtatataaatctggactatcaacacttcagttgcttgcctgcctgctggctgacctgcatggcacagcatagcacttgtttgcctacaagcttgcctacaagcttgcttacatgcttgcacacttttctctttgtgaaagcttgctgtatgtggcatcatttgtggcattgtggcatataatatgcctgctgcaaattgggcattgctttgagagctagcttgtagtgctgcttgtttgctgtgctacttggtgcaaaataattttttaaagactgaccaatgctatattcatcattggctcatcaagagatacagtaaaaagcccaccttgcacactatcattgtaacatagcactgcgtactctgacattttgttcatgcccacactttcaaaggaccaccgcaaaccattttctcaatacagcattgcgccatagtatcatgctcaaggcactccagtcatggtgaacgatgggagggtggggtggtaacatggccagggtaccacagttatggagaatgatgggtggggtgggaagttgccatggccatattcatgaatacaactatgacccagtatttgcctgtcatcacacagtacaattcaactttttaactgaaatgtactgttacttttctgtagagtactgttatttaacagttcaattgctgctgaaaaaatgttatatactgtgatacattaaacagcaatgagctgtatttgatttttggtgtgaaataacagtagaattacaggtaaatataattgccagtaactgccgttattttgcagggaaattttcttagagtgtaggctaTTAAGCAAGGCCATAGTTTTCCGAGAAGAAAGTAAACAGGAAATCCATAAATCATTATGCTGTATTACACGGTTGCTTCCATTAAAAGTTTGCACTGTATTCATTAAATCAAAAGGTGCATCATTTGGCACTCACCATTTGTCTTGTTGAGCTTTTGGGATGACAGCAGGGCTCTACGTTTCATGCTGTGGTACTGGTCCGCAAATATATTCTTACCATACTCTTGTTCTTCATATGCATTGCCTGACCCATGACGTCTGTGTATTATCTTCTCGACATTGGAGTCATAATACCAGAGCTGAATGTCGTCTAGCATTACAATTGCACTGAATTCTGGGAAAGGAGTTTCTCCAACAATGAATGTTGAAAAAGCCCAGAGCGAATGAGATGCTGGAAAGAGAGACATTCAAGACTGTGGTtctcaaaatttaaaaaaatgaataaaaaaagcaCCCCCTGGATCGTATCATATATATGCGcaccctttagtattaaaaagtaACATGGACTAATGCCCTCCAACGCCAACTAAGCTcaaccccctctcagctgtacccTTCTCAACATCCCCAAACACTAAACCCTtgttgattttgttggtttgcccacaaatGGTCAATACGGTAATAATAGTGTGATATTAAGTGTAGTTGTACTTCTACAAGTCCTAAGTAAAACAATTCTACTAAACAGTGGTTTCCTCCGAGTACATTGTTTAAAGACACAGTTGGTGACAATCAAATAGCTAACTTACCTTGTCTATAGCTATTACCCCCATTAGCCTTCAACACAAGAAGGAAGAAAACGAGGGTTCAGGCGGTATCCATAGGCCTAGTCAGTAGTCATCATATAGTAATGTGTACAGACCTCAGATTTGAATTGTACCCTTTTGGAAAGGCTGGTTATGTTTGAAGTCATCTAACCATCTGAAATAATTACTGTGCCGCCATTCACATTCTGTTCATGGGTTGACTGCTCTCACCCTgccctgaatacacacacacacacagtatcatactgtaggctatgtgttttcaGTCAGTAAGTGTAGCTACAGTATCAGTAGCCTATCGTATGTGTGTGCAGTAACTCAAGGTGTGGTGATAACTCTGCACATTGTTTGAGCACAGCTATGCAGCGTTGTTCGTCAATGACTTCATTACATCTGAACGAATGACCTTTGTCCTCAAGAATAAAAGAAACACTTCATCGCAaggcaagccaagccaagccaaggcaaCTTTATTAGTGTAGGGCATTTCAAACAAAGATGCAGTTCATTGTGTTTTTCAGAATAATAAAAGCACAAGAAAAAAgccaataaaataaaacaataaggCATAACAATGACACATGAAAAAAGATAACAATTAGAATCAAAAACAAAGTCTGCCTATCAAAATCAAAAGTCAGAGAGAGAACGCATCtcagaacagctttgtcttgagtctgcaTTTAAAACCATCAACAGGAGCATTGGTCCGGGGACTGGACTGGTTCCAAAGTTTTGCTGCATAGCAGCACTACACTTCGTTCTGACAGTTGGTATTTGccaacaagtttttcttcattGATCTTAGAGACCTTGTGCAtagagctgaaacatatccattTGATAACTGGGTCCCATCTGTAGCTGTTTTATGCTGTATTTTGGATCAGTTGAAGCTTTTTGAGGGTCCTTTTGTGAAGGTTTGTGAAGAGGATATTGCAATAGTCAACCCTATTGGAAATGAAGGCATTTCTATATACAGTAGAATCCAAGATCTATAAATCTTGTTTTGACATATAGGACCCCTAAGTTGAGAAATGCTTTGAGGTGATAAAATGCAAACTTAGTAATGGCTTTCATATGACTGTTAAAGTGCAGTTCACTGTCAATAGGAACACCATGGTGTTTGACAGTTTCCTTTTTGTCAGTACAAAGTGCAATTCACAAGGGGTAAAATAATGTCTATTACGCTATAATAATAATAcgctatttttaaaaatatatattttttacagtaATTACAGATGGTAGCATGACTACATATGTTGATCTGAGTAAACAtgtgttacatgtttttgtttcttttcatgtTGCAGGAATACAAACACAGCAGGTACAACTACTCACACCATCAACATGAAACTGTGGTAAAAAGGAATCTGTTGGCCTGTGTAAAGGTTAGCTTACCGTAacgtttgtctatgtgtgtactGCATGACTGTGTAATaaacttgactgtgtgtgtgtgtgtgtgtgtgtgtgtgtgtgtgtgtgtgtgtgtgtgtgtgtgtgtgtgtgtgtgtgtgtgtgtgtgtgttgtgtgtgtgtgtgtgcacataatgaACGCGTGCACAGCGTTCAAAGGCCTTAACACTGCCCGTCACAATCGCATAGTGGACATTACAGCGACAGAATTGCGCAAACTTTATGTACCAACAGTaaatatacacacgcacaaaaaggTTGAATCTAACTGGTTTTCCAACTTGACCAATACTGCTGCTCTGGATACAGTCCTTAAAGACTACCCTAACACCCCggacattgttgttgttgatgacacTGCGAGGACCATCACCATactggaaataggatgctgctttgacgcatacagtatatggacttgtgctttgctgaaaaatgtgtgaaatatcaaccaatagttcatgcattgacagacagtggctacaaaacatccatcgTGGCACTTATCTATGCTAGCCTATAGGCCATGTTcataggctgtgtgtgagaggactgcaaatagccggcctaaataagaaaaaagcaaaagcaGCTAGCTAAGCATTGCTCACTTTCTGCAGTTAAaggcagtttgcatatatggagaaggagatgccacttgtatccttgaagaggctgtagaccagctgtagggcgctgtattgttttctcaataattattggtcctcccaaataaatgaatcaaactgtgtgtgtgtgtgtgtgtgtgtgtgtgtgtgtgtgtgtgtgtgtgtgtgtgtgtgtgtgtgtgtgtgtgtgtgtgtgtgtgtgtggttcagagagtgtgccggtgtgtgtgtgtgtgtgtgagagagagagagagagagagagagagagagatttatgcaTTGCCGGAAAAATAGATCCCATGCAAGCACCTAGTCTTCAGGTGAGGTGTCTGGCACTGCTCTTTGTGTTGCTGAAACATAAAGAAACATTTGTAAAGCGATATTATTTGTGatgaaatgaataaaatataTTCAAAAATGTTTACAGTGTATGGCATTGTAATGTGAGTTAATTGCCTCTCATCAAACACTTAAAATTATACGTAGATAGTCCAACTTTTGACATACAGAgaaactcttcaaatacacaATAATTTTCAATTCTCCAATACTTACTTGGTGCCAAAGCATACACATTCGGTTGACCTGAAAATGGAAATGATGGCACATTAGACAGAGATTTTTTCCTACGATTTTCAGAAATTTCTTAAgagtttcagacatgtaaaagttataTCTTTTAACGTACTGTACATATACCTGACATATGTTTCATTGAATATAGACCTCCCTGTCAAAATTGTCAACATCATATAGCAGAGAttatacagcaagagaacaactgATATCACTGCTGGATTAAGGATTCAAAAGAGATCAGAAAGCATAGCCCAACCACCATGAAAAGGGATGGGAGAGCACATGCTCTTATATGCCTGGAGCACCATCTTGAGGCCACatctctaacagcaggaggtgtgaccaacctgtcagtATTTAAAGGGAGGTCACAGCTCCACAACaacagctgattttaaagcacgtcacacgtcaacatccatgtgaccctctgatgaagacggaagattTAATGTCTGAACATATCAGGTAAACTATAAAACAGTTACATGTCTGAAATAAAAGAAAGTCTTAATttgatttaacagttagacaaAATGAAAGTTATGCATCTAGTGCCGTGATTTGTTAGCTACAACAATGCAGCTATCAACCAATGATATTGTGCAATAATTATCTAAGGCGCTGGTTTCACGTATGCAATTTTTTTATCCGTTTGCGTATATACATGACATtaatacaaataaaaactccattgtgacaggtacaCTTTAGCACAAAGCACAGAGGGGAGTTCTAAAACTCGTTTTATGTGTAAACAAGAGGCAAAAACTGATGAGtttccaaaaatatccatatagcctacatataaacAGGTTCCTAGTCATCAGCAAGACATGTTAGATTGGTGAATCATGTGTGGATGTACTTTCAGAAATAGACAATCTCTGTTACCTGATAAACTGCAGTAATACTGTGTATTTACCTGGATGCCGTCTGTACCATTTGATGGCAGCAACTACCATAACAATGATAGTCAACATTAAAAGCAGTGCAATACTGATCACCAGCCACAACGGCACTGCAGACACTGGATCAAGACTGCCATCTGCAGAATAAATGAGTCAAAAGTGATGGATACCCTGGGGGCCCATTTAAAACCACCTTTAcacaaaatactactactactactactaataataataataataggtagATATTGGTTTAATATAGCACTTTTCTTAGTACTCAAAGCCGCTTTACATAGAAAAATCCACATAAGAAAAAGTTGCATGAAGCACGGTGGAATGTGTGATCGCAACATTCCTCGCAGAAGTCGGGATTTATAAAGAAGTGTAAAATATGAAACAGCCATTTTACAGTATATTCGTGTTATTCTGTGTTTTTTGCCCCTTAGCAATGTTTTTCAAAGGGTTTTGCACGGAGTGTTAAAATAGGCCCCTGGCTTCTGAACTAGCagagaatcattttcatgtaacTGTTTCAACCATTGTCTGAATATTGATGCTGTCTGGCAGATATCTTGTAACTTTCAGTAACCAAGTCATTATTTACTTCATggttgtcaaactcaaatggGCCAAAATGcaaatctggaatgaagttgtcaatatttatttttgtaaaaaaaatgccCTAAATAGGCAAAATTTATAACTCAcacagaactgagacgatttttatgaaatttagtgggatgattggtcatgatccaagaaacaatcgattcgtttttgggagtgattgggtcaaaagtcaaaggtcaaggtcacgaaaaggtcaaaaacgtaaattgagccgatttttatgaaatttagtgggatgattggtcatgacccaaggaacaatcgattactttttgggagtgattgggtcaaaggtcaaggtcaaggtcacgaaaaggtcaaaaacgtaaattgagccgatttttatgaaatttagtgggatgattggtcatgacccaaggaacaatcgattactttttgggagtgattgggtcaaaggtcaaggtcacaaaaggtcaaaaacttttttctttgccaagcactatatgccagaacaacgtgtgcatgctgaattgaataagaggtcaagactgggccacaaatgtaatattacgatattccggtccgatttaaatgaaactaacaccatcatttggagaatgttttgccccacactctgaagatggccacaaaaaaataagtggcgtaggcgaaggtttgcgctctaccaaGTGCCCGTTCTAGTCATTTTTATGGAAATGAGGCCAAAACACGTGAAATATGTGCACATTAAGGTTACATTTCAAAAGCTACTGTAGCCTCATTGGTTGGTGccatactcaaacatctgcactCATTGTGTTGATgcaataaaaataaaactacacAGAAAAGTATGCCAATACTGTTCCATAATATCACCATCTTTAGAATGTAGAGAACAAGATATTTCTCTAAATGTGTGGGTTTGATGTAAAAATCAGTGTCTATTTTGCTGCACAAAGTAGAATATTTAGATGAATTTATGCCAAATTCATGGTCGTGCTCATACAAAAATTACACAAAATAAGCAACCAAACGACTTTTAAtgatttttttctcttcattATTTTGAAAGAAGAGATGTAAATGGAACAAATTCTGAAACAATCTCAAAATCACC includes the following:
- the LOC134446526 gene encoding antigen-presenting glycoprotein CD1d-like, with protein sequence MTSNITSLSKRANGGNSYRQASHSLWAFSTFIVGETPFPEFSAIVMLDDIQLWYYDSNVEKIIHRRHGSGNAYEEQEYGKNIFADQYHSMKRRALLSSQKLNKTNGVHVQQRMAGCGLLANYGHGMLSMVKFLEFTYGNVYNPICIQILRNNLHTRKNIVMRKVKPRVRLLQKRLPDSGGVRVTCLATGFYSRHINLTLLRDGQPVPDHQISGGELLPNGDETYQMRKSLEVSTEELQQHHYTCTAQHLSLDNKLNIDLGF